tcaatcctcataaccccatgcatttaccccagctaattcccctgacactaaggggcaatttagcatggccaatccacctaacccacacatctttggacatcttggaGGATGTAGAGTTGGAGCAGGTGTACAGTGACGGGGAAAGTGCAGAGATGTCAGTGTCCTATTCACTTCTCAAGTTCAGCATGATACAGCACATGTATCTCTTTATTTTGAAAGAGTTCTTTAATTAGATAAGAATaatagaaaaacagaactcaGAGAAATttcacaggtttatttagtatttCTGTTATATAACATTTTGTTCCAGTTACAACCGGCACAGACACATCTATGCAGTTTTTTGTGCCAAAAAGTGGGGCAGTGTAAAATTTCTACAGTGGTACCCACAACCAAGAAAATATAAGATAAAAACATATATAGACTCCTTCCAAAAATGGTTGTGATTGTTTTCTgtactcactgatattttttgaATCAAATAATTTGCTGTTAGTGACACAGAAGAATCACAGATTTTGGATTGTCACAAATTTTGGACCAAGTAAACTTTCCTGTTATAATACAGGAActctgaattaaaaagcattgaTGTTTGACAGTTACAACATggaaagaatcaataaatatctaTCTATTAAGTGAAGCGCCTCAACCATTAATCTGAATTTCACAAAATTTAGCACTGAGGTATAAAATGTTCATTTCAAGCCCTGGTTTTACATTAAAACAAGTACAGGAGCTGTCTGCTCACGTGTCCTGTTTACACAAGATCAAAGGTGGATATTACCAAACTGACCATACTGATCATATTACACTCATTGcattaaatatattttcatgTATATCATAAATCCTCAACCCTTCATTAAGGCACTAAGATCAGGAGCTACGAAGTTCTGTTTAACATTCGGCATATAGCAAACacaaaaatattaaaatgtaAAGATATGAAATTCTGCATCAAATTTTCAAATCCCAAGTTTGTCCTGCACCTAGCCACTGCTTCTGTCAATTTGCTATGTACAAACGGTTAGCAAAAACACTTCATGTAAAAGAGTTGATCAATACCTTAGTTTTCAACATAGGATTCCATTTCTATATATTTTTGTTGCAAGCATTTCCTATAGAACTGTTTGGACGACAGAAGTGGCAGCTTAGTCAGTTTGCAATCACTAATGTTTATCTCTCACGTGTCGACTATACCATTATTCagaatcagatcctcaattctaTAGTTGTATTTTTGAGCCTTTTCATGGCAATCCTGGATTTAACTCCACGTGACATCAAGAAAAGTTTggaggcctccttctgtgctgtaacaatactGTGTCTCTGTGATTTCATAAttaggggtgagattctccagccttccagccgtgtgtttcctgccgacgggaggtggcgtgttgtttgctagcagcgggattcccGGGATTCCCTGGTCTCGCTGCTGtcaacgggaattcccattgacgtcagccCACGCCGGCAGGGAACCTGGGGGTGCATTGTCGggggggaccggagaatcccgccagcatgagcagtcagagaattccagccataatgttAAATTGGAGACTAATATTTAATTAGCATAAGTGGCAACAATAACTGACACACCTACTATTCAGAAAGTAGCTGAATTATTGTTTAAACCTGTAATGAAAGGCTTAATCCTTGTTTATGGATACACAAGCACAGAATCATATTTGGTCCATTGACCTAACATTTAATCTCAGGCAGGAATACGGCAATGTGATCTGTGGATCTACTGTGAGTAGCAGcagacaacttcagatgattttaaTGCAGGGTCTTTATTAGAATGCAATTTGCTGGCTCCCCAATCGAAATGAGAGTGAAGATGACGAGAGAGATTTTCTGGTCTGCCCGTGGCAAGTTTTTCACTTGGAAACCCATTGGTGGCCTCAGCGGGACCAGAgcatcctgccggcgtgaactgcCGGAAAATTACGGCTGACATGTAACTGCCCCCAGGCGAGTGGAATTTGGTGTCAGGAGGCCATCTCTGAGAACTCTGCGGTATGGTATGGAACCCAGGTAAATGGTCAGGGAAGGGAATCCTTGTCATAGGAGCAGGGTGCAAATTGGGGACAGATTTTCCCCAGGAGTTCCTATGGCAGCTGAAAAACTATTCCTGCTCCTCTTGACCCACAAGTATAATACTTTACTTTGTGGGCCCTTTGCTGGCCTTGGTCTTGGTTCCCAGTAGGTTTCGCCAAGCATCAAAGCCACCAGTGGGGCCTTGTCCAGTCCTCGGGTTAAAATGACAATTTACAAGGGTGTAATCATGATGTAATCAGAGCCTGGTCTGCATGTTTAAAGATAATAGTCTGAAATTTATAAGTGCAGCCAGCCAAATTTGGTTGAACATGGAATTACACGTCTCCTGCTCCATTCTAATGACTCCTCTGCCCCTGGGTGTTAAATCTGAGCCCATTGCATATGTGCTGGTTATTTGGTAGGCAGATTGGAGATCAAAATGCCTGCAATAAATTGTAAAAAAAAGTTCATTTTTAGCTGGTGTTTGAATCTTACTACCAGTCACAGCACAGAATGACATTGGCATTAGAGGCTGTACAGCTGGATCATAAGTCAGCTCATACACTTTGTATAAAAGGTCACAAAGCAGCAAGGTTGGAAGTCAAGGGTCAAGAAAGGTTATAAATTCTAAACAATGCGTTGCTTCTCTACACCAAATAAATGAAAATTTACAGTGactgaaatttattttcttcgaACTGTAATAGAAGTTGaatcatgggtggaattctcctaaaagaaaattctaagtgtcgaattcgtgtaaaaactggagtcatTCCGACTGGTTTgtctcagcaggattttcaaaatgaatctcccacaatctgtgcactgcagagtgccctagcgtgaatcacgtgaacaatcagtgggcggggcctattcccactggagaggccggcagcatagcgctgagcgggccattgcgcatgcactgatctgtcagcgccgagattggtgcatgtgcagtagccctgcactgctggtctcccgatcactggccacctCGCTTGCTAGCCAGCCCCCCGACCCCCGCATCGCTGGTCTTCCGATCCCttcacctcccgatcactgaccttccGGACGTGTCCGGGCTAACCTTGACTGTCTGGCTGGCTCACTTcgatctccctccccacccagcagcccgaccccacccccaatcccctcgCAGCCCCAAGCACCCCCGgcaggaacttggctatcagtttctgcttagcgacgcacacatgaggacgacctcaaccgggatcttggattcatgtcacactatctgtaacccccatgacttgcctgggcttgcaaaatctcactaactgttctggctggagacaatacacatctctttaacctgtgcttaaccctctctccactcacattgtctgtacctttaagacttgattacctgtaaagactcgtattccaaccattatcttgtaaattgagttcgtgtctttatatgccctgtttgtgaacagaactcccactcacctgatgaaggagcagcgctctgaaagcttgtggcttgtgctgccaaataaacctgttggactctaacctggtgttgtaagacctcttactgtgcttaccccagtccaacgccggcatctccacatcatgactccagatccacagcaatgtggttgattcttaaagggCCTTAgaaatggataataaatgctggccgagccagtgacacccacatcccaagaatgatttTCTAGAAATTGGCTTGACGATCTGTTTCAGGACACCTTGGGTGGAATTATACCGGCTTGCCCCACCCATCGATGGGCGCAGCGAGCCGGTAAAATCtcacgagagccgagaaatcaggaatgCGCCCGATTTCTTGGCGTTTGCAATTTTCCGAGACCTGGATTTCTGGCACgggtcagcctcttgccggaaatgggcaagaggctgattaatttatttaaaattaCTTAAATGCTGCTTTACATCCGCTTAGCAAACCCGGCACTCAATCGTCCGGTCTtgtttgcctttatggcctcgtcgGGAGAGGTTTTCTCCAGCAAGGAAAACacttgctccccatgaatgggaaacagtcgtgttggcctcgccgctggaactggaggccattgaggcccccttggGGAGGTCAAGGATAAggcaggggtgccccttgggcagtgccagactagcagtgccaccctggcaccgtggcactgccagcctggcaccaggGCAATACCTACTTGGCACCTTGGCACCATCCAGCGGACAATGTCAGGAGCGGGGCCAATGGGGGCAGTGTtggggcagggccaatgggggGTTGGAgacagtgggggtggggtcagtgtgggcAGGGCCAGTGGAGTGGGGCCATTGGGGGTGGGTCTGATGGGGGCGGGGCCAATGAGGGCTGAggaggcccgctgccactctgcctgcaattGATGGGGGAGTGAACGGGAGTCGCAATTGGTCTGGATGGTGGGGGCTGTATCTCGGGCCAAGGGCCCCCTGCGATtgcggtcgggggggggaggggggggggggggagttgctggttgaggctgcctgcagtagcaggggcctgacggctctctctctgtctgtcagatccctgctactgctaatgctcaTGAGCAGCATCAGAGGTTTGCACATGTgatacctccctctacaggctggctggcaaattaagctCCAGTGGCTAGAAACCGTCGAGCCCATATTTTCAGTGTCTAAGTgtataagattgggtgtgaaaacttgcccAAAATACGGATCAGGAACTCCCCCATTTTCACGCTTGCTGAACACTTAGAATCAATCGCGTAAAATTTCTCTATCATTTATAATCAAGATTATTTTTTCTAGTTTTGTTTTCTACAAATGGCAGAAAGAcaacatgattttttttcctctAAATAAAATCGTTCATCTTGGAAATAAATTACATTTTCCAGCATATGTCAATTTAAAATGAGAATTTGATGCTCGGATTTCAACTGTCTCAGTTTCAGAGTCATGATGAATTCTCACGTCACCAGGGAAGATGTAAGGCTCTGGAGTTCTTTTTGGTTAAAGAAGATCCATTTTTTGAATGGAAAATATTTTCATCTGGAGAAAGAAGTCAATTGAATTTGATAGATATTGCTGATGATCGATGATATTTACCAGAGAAATGTTTTAGACTTCAATCCCAAAACCATTTTGCTAAATTGGAACATGATCTATATTCTTGATGTTGTTTTACATTGTCACATGCTTTACATGCATGTTCATTCCAGAAATCAACCTCCAAAGCTGTGTATTTCTTCCTCCATTTGAAGTAGTGCATGTACAAATCTTCATTACCATCCAGTTTGTGCAGGTAATCCGCAAGCTCTTTAGCTGAGTGGAAGTCATCCACGTGAATGAAAGAATCACCCAGAATGTAATTTTCGTAGTTTTTTCTAGGTGGCCCCAAGACCACAGGCACAGTGCCAGCACGCAGTGGATTGTACACTTTTTCAGTTATGTAATCCTTGTGTATTGCATTCTCGAAGGCAAGGTAGAACTTACAACTGGATATGGTAGGCATAAGTTTGTCACGAACCAGACGTTTCCCAAAGGCTTGACCATGAGTGCTGATATTAATGTATTTGCGGAATTCATTGTAGTACTTCACTCTGGCAAAATTATTGTTCCAGTGACTTACAACCCAACACACGAGATGGCTCTTAGTAGGCAGTTTAAAATCGAATGGAACTTGGTTTAATTTCAGAGACCCATAAGGCACTTCGATATCTGAATCCCGCCGATATGTCAAGGTTAGGTTGAAGATTTGGTTGAGTCTAGTGTTTTTCGGAGAGAGGCTCGGTGACTCCATATTCAACCAAATCCATTTCTGAAAACTTGGCCGAGGCGTTTTGGGCAGATTGGACAAGTCTCCACTTATGTCTGCGTGATGGAAAAGGACAGCGTGGGATTTGTTATAGAGGCTCCTATCTGCAGTCAAGCGACAGTTACGGATGTTAAACTTTGATTCACAAGAAATGAAGTCAAATCTCTGACTCCAAGGCCAAAACCAAATGAGTACAATAGTTTCACTCTCTTCAGCACCTTTCCCATGGGGGGTTTTCACACTGGTGACTGATGTGGCAGATTCCAATGGAGCATAAATCCAGCTCTTAGATGGTTTGACATACAGCAACAGACAGGCTAAAACACAGCCCAAAATGACAATGGAAATTAACAGGGTGCGGAAAATCCGTAGACTAGATACTGATGTCATAATGTCTCctgtgaagaaaaagatgaagattaTTAGGATCCTGGGAGCACAGCTCCTCT
Above is a window of Mustelus asterias chromosome 5, sMusAst1.hap1.1, whole genome shotgun sequence DNA encoding:
- the LOC144494103 gene encoding 4-galactosyl-N-acetylglucosaminide 3-alpha-L-fucosyltransferase 9-like — encoded protein: MTSVSSLRIFRTLLISIVILGCVLACLLLYVKPSKSWIYAPLESATSVTSVKTPHGKGAEESETIVLIWFWPWSQRFDFISCESKFNIRNCRLTADRSLYNKSHAVLFHHADISGDLSNLPKTPRPSFQKWIWLNMESPSLSPKNTRLNQIFNLTLTYRRDSDIEVPYGSLKLNQVPFDFKLPTKSHLVCWVVSHWNNNFARVKYYNEFRKYINISTHGQAFGKRLVRDKLMPTISSCKFYLAFENAIHKDYITEKVYNPLRAGTVPVVLGPPRKNYENYILGDSFIHVDDFHSAKELADYLHKLDGNEDLYMHYFKWRKKYTALEVDFWNEHACKACDNVKQHQEYRSCSNLAKWFWD